A region of the Haematobia irritans isolate KBUSLIRL chromosome 5, ASM5000362v1, whole genome shotgun sequence genome:
CCCTCCTAAAATTGTATTACCTATCGATGTGTGAAAAAATCAGGACGGAAAATACGAcagtaataatgtaataatatcaaaaacatagcatattttccatataaatacattaaaatacatAGTGGGTCTGGCCAGGCCTCATGTGTTACGAATGTGACTATCGAAACATGTGTATGACGGAGggttaaattaattgattcaaaaaagtaaCCGTAAAAACAATGAGTTTTTCAGCCGCAAAActaaacatagtacttaccttaaaggCCTGTATGCACCTCTATAGAACTTTTCGCTACCCATAAGAAATTGGTATTTTTGCAATCGAAAATTTCGGGACAtgttgttatcgattgtttacattttgctcctATAAGAAATGTATGGTAAAACTGTATTATTGGCATGTAACAGGAAACCATAACTTTTCTGGAAATTTGTATTTTAACTTGAtgcggaatgatccaaagcagcaATTGAAaccgtttattttctttaaaatgaattattaaagaaaaccaaAGCCTTTAACCAATAAAATCAaatcagaataaaattatatttctttagggtaattttattataaccaaaaaggttttttttattaaaatctctGCTTCCGACCACAGTGTATATGCTATTGTGATAGATTTTGTATATTTCCTACTATCGTGATAGGAACTTTAAAATGTTGGGatttaattttcaaatctattatttacccccattttcatgaagctccgttagtgctacgttacctAACGGActattaaaccgtactatggacaaatctgtcatcttgcctatatattccagatgctagttagaaacttaactgctaaaaatttttcagttgaagttaacggagctacatgaaaatggccgttaatataATTGAAtgtcaataaatataaaataataagtcTCAGTTTTTTTTCACTCTCCTCCTTTCTATTTATAAGTGAAAGTaacgaaattaaaaacaaattcagttgacaatttaaaaatgtgaaattaaatcaattagatTTGCTAGAATCTGGAAAACGGGCAAATATATAATACAATGACAAAGGTTTGGAATAAGCCATTGCATAAACGCAAAGTTGTAAGTATTCTCTTGCGAGAAGTTATCACTTTCTtccgcagcaaaaaaaaatctgcgtTTTTATTATTAAGCTGATTTAATCTTTTTTGAATATGAGGTATGagaaaccaaaaatttttgtatttaaatttgtatatctaGTGGAAACAAATGTCTTTGCCAGCCAAAATAGTGTACTATATTCGTCCGTTTGTGCAACAATTCGTTATGATATGGTTGCAACCCTTACCGTTTCCTACCATATTTAAAATGGGCTATTCTGCTATCCTGTTTGTTCTTATTATTCTGCCCATTCTATATTTATCAATGGCTTTCCTTTGTTATTATGGTATATTGCAGTTTATTTTAGAAACGTAAGATAATCATGGACCTTAGAAATAAATtggacgatttaaaatgttctaattTTTAGGTCTTTGGACAtccgattttctcaaaatcttgatttactacattttctaaagcaattatTTACTTCAGAAGATCTTAATGGATCTTTTTGGTTTTGTCTTCAAAATTTCCGTTATGGCATAACAGCAGTGGCATCTTGTGTAGACTATGTACGACTTGCTCTTGTATTGCTGCTGGGATGAATGATAGATGTATGACTTAATACAATGTAGTAACACatgaatttattttgtattttttatttcataatttttattgtttttttttttgtaaattgtgaatttttactgtagaaatagaaataataattttattataatacatATGTTATATAAGATTTTATCTTGCATTttgcaaataataataaaattgaatgaagaaaaatgaaaatgttctttttttataacACCAAAACATGTTGTAGAGATTTTTTATAttgtataaaaaacatttttcataaattatatactattttttgcaatatgatctaaatttaaatagaaaatgttcaacacattcttaaaaaaatgtttttcgtttGCCTTTTATGTTTGCGGGAAAAATAAGATATACTTTGATATTGTGGGGAGAAGCTATGTaagaaaaaacattaaaaaatatttgttaagggTAAATACTATTCCTCCGGAGGTCGTGCCGAGGGATCATCGCGGTCCATTGGCGGTGGTGACGTAAGCACTTCAACATTTTGTGCCGGTCCTTGAGTGAGGTAGCCTGCGGTAGGATTGATACCTGTTTGCAA
Encoded here:
- the LOC142241784 gene encoding uncharacterized protein LOC142241784, whose translation is MTKVWNKPLHKRKVWKQMSLPAKIVYYIRPFVQQFVMIWLQPLPFPTIFKMGYSAILFVLIILPILYLSMAFLCYYGILQFILETSLDIRFSQNLDLLHFLKQLFTSEDLNGSFWFCLQNFRYGITAVASCVDYVRLALVLLLG